CGTCCTGTCGCATTCGCACGATTTCGGCGTCGATCACGCGCTTGTGTGGTTGCATCATAAAACCATGCGCTCTAGATGGCAACTTAGTTTCATTATGCAACCACTGGAGACGAGCGTGAGACTGAAGAACAAGACGGCCCTGATCACCGGCGGCAATAGCGGCATTGGACTGGCGACGGCAAAGCTGTTCGTGGCGGAGGGCGCCAAGGTGGTCATCACCGGGCGCAACAAGGAGACGTTGGAGGCTGCGGCGAAGGAACTCGGGCCGAACGCGCTCGCGCTCGTCGCTGATGCCACCGACATCGCGGCGACGGAAGCTGCGATCAGGAAGGGCGCCGACAAGTTCGGCAAGCTCGACATCGTGTTCGCCAATGCCGGGATTCCCGGCGGCACGCCGCTGGGGTCGGCGACGCTCGAGGTTTTCGAGAAGGTCATCAGCACCAACCTCACCGGCGTGTTCTTCACGGTGCAGTCGGCGCTGCCTTATCTCAACGACAACGCCTCGATCATCCTCAATGGCTCGGTGATCTCCGTGCTTGGCATTCCCGGCTACTCTGCCTATGGCGCGGCCAAGGCCGGCGTGCGCGCGATGGCGCGCATCATGGCTTCGGAACTGTCGCCGCGCGGCATTCGCGTCAACGTCGTTGCGCCCGGCGCGATCCGCACGCCGATCTGGGGCGCGGCAATCGCAACGCCTGAAGCGGAGAAAGCATTCGAAAAGCGCATTGCGCTGTCGACGCCGCTGGGGCGCATTGGTGAACCAGATCACATTTCGAAGACGGTGCTGTTCCTTGCCTCCGATGATGCCGCGCACATCCAGGGCCAGGAGATATTCGTCGACGGCGGCGCAGTGGCCTCGCCGAGCGGCGCGCCGATTTACCGTGGTTGATCAAGTGAAGTGAAAATTGAATCTGTCGGCCGGCCTCGCGCGGTTGTGCCGACAGGTTCCCGCATCCTGCGGGATATATTTGTTGAACCTTGTGTGAGGCGTTGAACCTTGGCGCATGCTGCCAAGACCTTTTTACGGGCGGGGGTCAAAAGACTCATTTAAAGGAGCCCGTGATGCCAAAGGCAGCTCGCATTTTTTCGTCGATTTCAGCACCGCGTATTTACACCGAACGGTCCGCCACATCAGCCAAACGCTCCGACACGTCCGAGTTCATCGGGGTGGCTCTGTTCTCCGGCATCGGGCTATTCATCTCGCTCGTCGCCGTGATCCTGGGAATTCAGGGCTCCTGGTTTTAGGTCCGTTCGATCGGTCAGCCGCCGCCGAAAGGCCGGCAGCGGCTGTTTTCAGTGTGAGCCTTACGCCGCGCGCAGGCTGGTGGCGGCCGCAAGAGCGCCGGCCAGGGCCTTCTCGCGATGCTCGGGGCCAACCTGGATGCCGTCGGCAACGATGAATTCGGGGCTGGTGATGCCCATGAAGGCGAACACACCCCGCAAGTAAGTTTCGAGATGCTCCAGTGAGGCGGCCGGCGTGCCCGGGCCGTAATAGCCGCCGCGCGAGATCGCCACGATCACGCGCTTGCTGCCGGCAAGGCCCTGCGGGCCCCTCGCGTCATATTTGAAGGTCTTCCCCGCCACGAGGACGCGGTCGATCCAGGCCTTGAGCTGGCTCGGGATGGTGAAATTGTACATGGGCGCGCCGATCACGACGATGTCGGCATCGAGGAACTCGTTCAGAACGGCCGCGCTCGCGGCAAGGTCGGGTCCGAGTTCCGCAGGCGCGGGCGCGCCTTGCGCGGCCGCGAGGTGCGAGCCGGAAAGGTGGGCGAGCGGGGTCTGGGTCAGATCGCGATAGGCGATGTCGAGGGAAGGCGTCGCCTGCCTGAGCCGGTCGACGATGGCGGCGGAAACCTGCCTGGAGACGGAGTGGGGGCCGAGGACGCTGGAGTCGATATGGAGGAGTTTCATTGGGGTCACCCATGGTATAGATTTGTAACCCGGACTACATGAGTGACTGTCGAAATCCCCGCAAGAACGCACTTTTTTGAGCCATGGGCACATCATTGAAACCTGCACACATCGATTTGCCTGCGCCGCCGCTGCCGCATCCCGACCATGCCGACTGCCGCGGCGTGGCGTCGGTCCTGTCGCGGGTCGGCGACAAATGGAGCGTGTTCGTCATCATGAACCTGAGCGACGGGCCCAAGCGCTTCAATGAACTGAAGCGCATGATCAGCGGCATCTCGCAGCGGATGCTGACATTGACCTTGCGTGGCCTCGAGCGCGACGGCCTCGTCACGCGCACGATCTTTCCGACCATTCCGCCGCGCGTCGATTACGAGCTGACCGATCTCGGCCGCGGGCTGCAGCAGCCGGTGAAGGCGCTCGGGCAGTGGGCCATGGACCATCTGATGCAGATCGAGGCTGCGCGTAGGCAGTTCGATCGGCGCAACGACGGCGATTAAAGAAGCGAAACGAGACCACCCCCGTGGCGCTCGAGGCGGCCGGCGAGCTCGAGCTCCAGCAGCACGGTGCGCACGATCGCGGGCGAGGCACCGGACATCCGCACGAGATCGTCGATCGAGATCGGCGCAGGGCCGAGCAGGCCGGTGATCTGGTCGCGGTCATGGCCTTGCGGATCGCTCTCGAACGGCTCGCTGTCGGGCTCGCTCGCAGGACTCATCAGCGGGCGCTCCATGATCGGCTCAACCTCGTTGATGATGTCGGCAGCTTCGGTGACGAGGGTTGCGCCCTGCTTGATCAGATCGTTGGTGCCGGCGGCGCGCGGATCGAGCGGCGAGCCGGGCACCGCGAACACCTCGCGGCCCTGTTCGGCTGCCATGCGCGCAGTGATCAGCGAGCCAGAGCGGTGCGCGGCTTCCACCACGACGACGCCGAGCGCTGCGCCCGAGATCAGCCGGTTGCGGCGGGGAAAGTCGCGGGCGCGCGGCTCGTGGCCGAGCGGCATCTCCGAGATCGCCGCGCCCGCGTGATCGAGGATCGCCGTGAGCAGGTCGCCATGCTCGGGCGGATAGATGCAATCGTGTCCGCCGGCGAGCACGGCGATCGTGCCGCTCTCGACGCTCGCGCGGTGCGCGGCCTGGTCGACACCGCGCGCCAGGCCCGAGATGATGATGAAGCCGGCCTCGCCAAGCTCGCGCGCAAGCTGGCCGGCGAATTTCAGGCCTGCACCGGACGAATTGCGCGAGCCGACGATCGCGATCATCGGACGCATCAAGCTTGCGTTATCGCCGCGCACGGCGAGCAGAGGCGGCGCATCGTCAATCATCGCGAGGCGCGCCGGATAGCCGTCCTCGCCGGGCGCGAGCCAGGCGATGCCGAACTTGCGGCTCGCGGCGAGCTCGGCCTTGGCCTCGTCCGCGCTGCAGATGCGCCCCGACCGCTGGGCCCCGCCGCGGCGCGCCAGGTCAGGCAGCCGCTCCAGCGCGGCGCGGGCGCTACCGAAATGATCGACCAGCGAGCGGAAGGTGCGCGGCCCGACATTGTCGGAGCGGATCAGCCGCAGGCGGTCGATCCGCTCTTGCTCGGTCAGCTCCACGCTTGGATTGATGGCGTCCACGGCGTCTCCTTGCAGAGACAGCATGGAACAACCTGAGGGCGTTGCGCAACAGCGACGTGCGCTTGCGCGACCTTGCCCCGATGCTAAAAGCGATCCCAATAAGAAGGATTTTGCCATGATCTCACTCGCCGACCTCCAGCGCCGCATCGAAGCGGCGGAGCTTTCGCCCGATGCCGCCATCGCCCAGTCGCTTGCAGCGATCGAGAGCAAGGAGAAGGATGTCCGCGCCTTCGTCCGCTACGACAAGGGTGCCAAGGCGCAAGCCGCCGGCCCGCTGCGCGGCATTGCGGTCGGGATCAAGGACATCATCGACACCGCCAATTTTCCGACCGAGATGGGCTCGGAGATCTATCGCGGCTGGCAGCCGCGCAGCGATGCGCCCGTGGTGATGATGCTGAAGCGGGCAGGTGCCACCATCATCGGCAAGACCACGACGACCGCGTTTGCCTCGCGCGATCCGACGCCGACGCTCAACCCGCATAATCTCGGCCATTCGCCGGGCGGCTCGTCCTCGGGCTCGGCGGCGGCCGTCGGCGCCGGCATGATCCCGCTGGCGCTGGGCACCCAGACCGGCGGCTCGGTGATCCGGCCCGCGGCCTATTGCGGGACGGCCGCGATCAAGCCGTCGTTCCGGATGCTGCCGACGGTCGGCGTGAAGTGCTATTCGTGGGCGCTCGACACGGTCGGCCTGTTCGGTGCGCGCGCGGAGGATCTCGCGCGCGGACTGCTCGCCATGACGGGGCGCATCGAGTTCTCAGATATCGCGCCGGCGAAGTCGCCGCGCATCGGGGTGGTCAGGCAGGAGTTCGCGGGCGCGGTCGAGCCGGCTGCGGAAGAGGGGCTGCAGGCCGCCATCAAGGCGGCGGAGAAGGCCGGCGCCAGCGTGCAGGTCATCGATCTGCCTGAAGCGGTGCAGGAGGCCTGGCGCATCCATCCGGTGATCCAGGAGTTCGAGGCGCATCGCGCGCTCGCCTGGGAGTTTTCCGAGCGTCACGACGAGATCGCGCCGATGCTGCGCGCCAGCCTTGATGCGTCGGTCGGGCTGACGCCGAAGGACTATGACGAGGCACGGCGGATCAGTCGCCGCGGCCGCCGCGAGCTCGGCGAATTGTTCGAGGGCGTCGATGTGCTGCTGACCTATTCGGCGCCGGGCACGCCGCCGGCCAAGGAGCTCGCGACCACGGGCGATCCCCGCTACAACCGGCTCTGGACGCTGATGGGCAATCCTTGCGTCAACGTGCCGGTGCTGAAGGCGGGTGGCCTGCCGATCGGCGTGCAGGTGATCGCGCGCTTCGGCAATGATCCGGGCGCACTTGCCGCGGCGTGGTTCCTGGAGAACGCGCTGGCGAAATCAGGCTAGCGCAGGTTCTGCGACGGAAAGGGCGCGTTGGGCCGCTGCGGCTGCGTCCTGTCCGAGCCAGCGCTCGGCGGCTTCGCGGCCGCTCCGGTGCAGCGTGCGGATGAAGCCGCGACCGAGATCGGTGGATGAGCGCTGCGCGAGGCCCTCAACGGAGTCCTCGGCCGCGATCCGGGAGAGCCGCAGCGCAGGCGCTGCGTGCGATTGCGCCCATGCGATCGCAGCGATCTCGGCATTGAGCGCAGCGTTGGCGGCGATCTGGTCGAGCCGGCGGTCGATCGCGGCGAGCGTGATCGGCACATAGCTGTCGCGCGCCGGCGTGACCTGGATGAGCAGGAGGTCTGCGGTTGCAGATTCCTGCACCAGCCGCACCAGCGGCGGGTTGCCGCCAAAACCGCCGTCCCAATAGGCCTCGCCGTCGATCTCGACGGCACAATGAACCAGGGGCGGGCAGGTCGAGGCCAGCGCGACGTCGGCGGTGATTGCCTCGTTGCGGAAGACCTGCTGCTGACCGTCGCGGATCCGAGTCGCTGCGATCAGCAGCTTTGGGCAGGCCGCATCGCGCAAAACGGCAAAATTGATGTCGCGGGACAGCGCCTGCCGCAGCGGATCGAGGTCGAACGGGTCGAACTGCCCGGAGCGCAGCGTCGGGCCGAACGCGACCGAGCTTCCCGCCGGCGAGAAGCCGCCGAGCAGCATCAGCGAGCGGAACGAGGCCTCGTGCATCAGGCGGACCCAGAACCGGTTCAGCCGCGACCGGGCGCCTTCGCGTCCGCCTTCTGCAAGACCGGAGGCGAGGAGGAGCGCGTTGATGGCGCCGGCACTGGCGCCGCTGATGGTGTCGAATGCGATGGACGGCTCTTCCAAGAGCCGCTCCAGCACGCCCCAGGTGAAGGCGGCGAAAGTGCCGCCGCCCTGGAGCGCCAGCGAGAGTTTTCGCGGCGGCCATTGGGCGGCGCGGACCTGATCGCGCACGACGGGTGCGGCCGCGGTCATGACTTCGACCGGAGCGACGGCTTTCGCGACGGGAGCAGGCGGCGGTGGTGGAGGGACAGGTGCGGGCACAGGAGGCGGCAAGGGCGCATCGGACCAGATATTGGTCATCGAGAGCAGCCGGCTTGCCGCGGTGCTGGAAGCACCTTGCAAACCGCCACCGTCATGCGTGCCGACAATCTTCTCGCTCATTCTGAGCAACCGCGTAACGCCATCTTCTCTGTCAGGATGACAGGCATGGAACTCGTTCGCCACTCCGGCCGCGAGCAGCTTCGGAGTTGCGAACAGAATTTGGCATATAATGCGGAGGTGGTGCGGCGCTATCCGTACTTTTTCCGGACTTGGATTTCTCTTGACGCGTTTTCTTGACGCGAACCGGTATCCACTTCGCTCGAAAACGCTCTAAAGCGCGATGAGATCAGGATGAATCGTCATCGCGCTTTAGGTTGTTGTTTGAGCATGATCTTTTCGGAAAACCGCTGCGCACTTTTCCGGATCATGCTTTAGGCCTTCTCGCCGATCCGGCTTTCCTTGCCGGCTTGCAACCGCTTGATGTTCTCGCGGTGCGCGTAGAACAGCAGCAAGGTCAGCACCGCGAACAGCGAGGCAAGTGCCAGGTGGCCGAACCACCACAGGAATATCGGCGTGATGAAGGATGCCACCAGGGCCGAGAGCGAGGAGTAGCGGGTGGTGAAGGCGGTTGCGAGCCAGAGCAGGCAGAACACCAGTGCGGCCGGCCAGAACAGGCCGAGCAGGATGCCGATATAGACGGCGACACCCTTGCCGCCCTTAAACTTGAGCCAGACCGGGAAGAGATGGCCGAGGAAGGCGCCGAGCCCGGCCACCATCGCGGCGTTGGGCCCTGCGATGTAGCCGGCGATCACGACCGCCACGGTGCCCTTGAGCGCGTCGAACAGCAGGGTGCCCGCGGCAAGGCTCTTGCGTCCCGTGCGCAGCACGTTGGTGGCGCCGATGCTGCCGGAGCCGATCGAGCGGATATCCTGCGTGCCGGCGAGCCTGGTCAGGATCAGTCCGAACGGAATCGAGCCGAGGAGGTAGCCGATGACGAAAGCCACCGGCAGGAAGGCTTCAAGCCCCATGGCTGCATCTCCAAAGGCCGCATCCGCATGTCGAACCGAGGCGCCACGCATGATCCTGCTCGTCAGACATGTTCGTACACCGTCCGTCCGCCGACAATGGTGCGCACCACGCGGCCTGTAAAGCGGGCCTCGTCGAACGGGGTGTTCTTGCAGGGCGATTTGAGATCGGCGGGATCGACGATCCAGGGCGTATCGGGATCGATCACGATGACGTCGGCCGGGGCGCCCGTGCGGAGGGTTCCGCCTGGCAGGCCAAGCAGCTCGGCCGGCCGGGTCGACATCGCCCGGATCAGCGTCGCCAGTTCCATCTCGCCATTGTGCACGAGCCTAAGACCTGCGGGCAGCATGGTTTCGAGGCCCACGGCGCCGGGAGCGGCTTCCGCGAACGGCAGGCGCTTGACCTCGACGTCCTGCGGATTGTGGTCGGACATGATGACGTCGAGGAGGCCGGAGGCCATCGCCTCCACCAGCGCGCGGCGGTCGTCCTCGGTGCGCAGCGGCGGCGACAGTTTCAGGAAGGAGCGGTAGGGGCCGATGTCGTTCTCGTTCAGTGCGAGATGGTTGATCGAGACCGAGGCGCTGACGGCGAGCCCGGCGTCGCGGGCGCGCTTGAGGATCTCAAGCGAGTCGATGCAGGTCAGCGCGGCCGCATGGTAGCGGCCGCCGGTGAGCGCGACGAGGCGCATGTCGCGCTCCAGCATCACCGCTTCGGCGGCCTTCGGGATGCCCATCAGACCGAGGCGGGAGGCGAACTCGCCCTCGTTCATGACGCCTTCGCCGACGAGATCAGGGTCCTCGGTGTGGTGCACGATCAGCGCGTCGAAATCCCGCGCGTAGGTCAGCGCGCGGCGCATCACCTGCGCATTGGTCACGCTCCTGTCGCCGTCGCTGAAGGCGACCGCGCCGGCGGCCTTGAGCAGGCCGAACTCGGTCATCTCCTCGCCGCGCATGCCCTTGGTCAGCGCAGCCATCGGCTGGATGTTGACGATCGCGGTGTCGCGGGCGCGGCGCATCACGAAGTCGACGGTGGCCGAATTGTCGATCACCGGCGAGGTGTCGGGCTGGCAGATGATGGTGGTGATGCCGCCGGTCGCCGCGGCCTGGCTTGCGGACGCAAAAGTCTCGCGGTGGCTGAAGCCGGGCTCGCCGACGAAGGCGCGCATGTCGATCAGGCCGGGCGCGACGATCTTGCCGGAGCAATTGACGATGTCGGTGCCCTCGGGGACGCCGGCCGCGCCAATGCCGCGGCGGGTCTCGCGGATGGTGCCGTCGGCGATGAGGACGTCGCCGACGCCGTCGAAATCGCGGCTGGGGTCGACGACGCGGGCGTTGGCGAGCAGGACGGGGCGGCGGTCGGTCAGCATCGGCATCACGCGTTCGGCAGGTTGCGGGCGAGTGCTTCCAGCACCGCCATGCGTACGGCGACGCCCATCTCGACCTGTTCACGGATCAGGGACTGCGCGCCGTCGGCAACCGCGGTGTCGATCTCGACGCCGCGGTTCATGGGACCTGGATGCATCACGAGCGCGTCGGGCTTGGCGTAGGCCAGCTTCTTCTGGTCGAGCCCAAAATAGTGGAAATATTCGGACGTCGACGGCACGAAGGAGCCGTTCATGCGCTCGCGCTGGAGCCGCAGCATCATCACGATGTCGGCGCCGTTGAGACCCTCGCGCATGTCGCGCGCGACCTCGACGCCCATCCGTTCGATGCCGGGCGGCAAGAGCGTGGAGGGGCCGACGACGCGGACGCGGGCGCCCATGGCGTTGAGCAGGATGATGTTGGAGCGGGCGACGCGCGAATGCAGCACGTCGCCGCAGATGGCGATGACGAGGCCCTCGATCCGGCCCTTGTTGCGGCGGATGGTGAGCGCGTCGAGCAGCGCCTGGGTCGGATGCTCGTGCGCGCCGTCGCCGGCATTGATCACGGAACCGTCGACCTTGCGCGCCAGCAGTTCCACCGCGCCGGAGGCGTGATGGCGCACCACCAGGATATCCGGGTGCATCGCGTTCAGCGTCATCGCGGTGTCGACCAGCGTCTCGCCCTTCTTGATGGACGAGGAGGACACCGACATGTTCATGACGTCGGCGCCGAGCCGCTTGCCCGCGAGCTCGAACGAGGACTGGGTTCGGGTGGAGGCCTCGAAGAAGAGGTTTACTTGCGTCCGTCCACGCAGGACGGTGCGCTTCTTGTCAACCTGGCGGTTGAGCTCGACATATTCTTCGGACAGGTCGAGCAGGCCGGTGATGTCGGCCGCGGAAAGGCCCTCGATGCCCAGCAAATGCCGGTGGCCGAGGACGAAGGTCGATTTCGATGTCATTAAAAGCAGAGCTATAGGCGGGGATTGGGGGGTGGGCAAGGGCCAATCGGTGGGATGGGAGTTATCCCCTGATCTGTCGGTCGCACGCGCTCCGTCATGCCCGGGCTTGTCCCGGGCATCCACGATCTTCTATCGCATTTGACGCAAAAGGACGTGGATGGCCGGGATAAACCCGGCCATGACGATGTGGGGCATTCCGTGAAAACAATTCTGACAGCGCTATTGGCAACAGTCACAATGGGTGCAGCTCACGCCCAATCGCTCCCCGGCGGCTTCGTCTATCTGCGCGACGTCGACCCCAGCATCATCCAGGACATCCGCTACGCCACTTCCAACAATTTCGTCGGCCGTCCGCTTGCCGGCTATGGCGCCGGCGAATGCGTGGTGAAGCGCGAGGTCGGGCTGCGGCTGAAGGCGGTTCAGGCGGAGCTGGCGGCGCAAAACCTGTCGCTGAAAATGTTCGACTGCTACCGGCCGGCGCGGGCCTCGCTCGCCATGGTCAAGTGGTCGCAGAACGGACATGAGACGGCCGCCGAGCGGCGCTACAATCCGAAGATCCCGAAGAGCGAGCTGTTCCGGCTCGGTTACATCGCAAGCCGCTCGCAGCATTCCACCGGCGCCGCGCTCGACCTCACTTTGGTCGATCTCAAGGCCGACAATTCCGCAAAAATCGATCCGTCGAAGACCTATGCCGAATGCACGGCGCCGGTCGCGGCGCGGCTGCCGGAGGGCAGCGTCGACATGGGCACCGGCTATGACTGCACCGACACGAAAGGCCATACCGCGGCACCGTTGATTACGGCCGAGCAGCGCGCCTGGCGCAAGCGGCTGGTGGCTGCGATGGCGAGGCAAGGCTTTGTGAACTATTCGAAGGAGTGGTGGCATTTTTCCCTGCCGGGGGCGGGCGGGGCGGCCTATGATTTCCCGATCCAGCCGCGGCGGAACTGATTCCGCGCCGAGGAAACGTGATGACCCAGCCCAGCTTCGCGACCCACGAGGTCTTCAACCAGTCGCCGCCGTTCGAGGACGTCGATCTGTTCGCGGTCGACCGGCCGCTGGTGGAAGCCGTGAAGGCCAATGGCGGCGCTGTGGCGGAACGGGAGCTGTCCGAGTTCGGCAAGCATTGGGGCTCGGCGGCGATGGCCGATCGCGGGCGCGTGGCGAACGAGAACACGCCGAAGCTGCGGACCTTCGATGCGAAGGGTAATCGGCGCGACCAGGTCGAGTTTCATCCTGTTTATCACGAGCTGATGGCGCACAGTGCGCATGCCGGCGTGCACAATTCGACGTGGACGGGCGACGGCAAGCCCGCAGGCGATGCCGCCGAGGTCATCCGCGCGGCTAAATTCTACATGGCCGCGCAAGTGGAGACTGGCCATCTCTGCCCGATCACGATGACGCGCGCCTCCGTCGCGGCGCTGGCGATGCAGCCGGATCTGCTCGCCCGCGTGATGCCGGTGCTGTCGACCAAGAGCTATGATCCGAGCTTCGCGCCGTGGTGGGAGAAGCGCGGCATGACGCTCGGCATGGGCATGACCGAGAAGCAGGGCGGCACCGACGTGCGCGCCAACATGACGCGCGCGGTGCGCGACGGCGACGCCTATCGCATCACCGGCCACAAATGGTTCATGTCGGCGCCGATGTGCGATGCGTTCCTGGTGCTGGCGCAGGCAGATAGCGGGCTGACCTGTTTCTTCATGCCGCGCTTTGCGCCGGATGGCTCGGTCAACGCGATCCAGTTTCAGCGGCTGAAG
This is a stretch of genomic DNA from Bradyrhizobium sp. CB2312. It encodes these proteins:
- a CDS encoding SDR family oxidoreductase → MRLKNKTALITGGNSGIGLATAKLFVAEGAKVVITGRNKETLEAAAKELGPNALALVADATDIAATEAAIRKGADKFGKLDIVFANAGIPGGTPLGSATLEVFEKVISTNLTGVFFTVQSALPYLNDNASIILNGSVISVLGIPGYSAYGAAKAGVRAMARIMASELSPRGIRVNVVAPGAIRTPIWGAAIATPEAEKAFEKRIALSTPLGRIGEPDHISKTVLFLASDDAAHIQGQEIFVDGGAVASPSGAPIYRG
- a CDS encoding NAD(P)H-dependent oxidoreductase, with amino-acid sequence MKLLHIDSSVLGPHSVSRQVSAAIVDRLRQATPSLDIAYRDLTQTPLAHLSGSHLAAAQGAPAPAELGPDLAASAAVLNEFLDADIVVIGAPMYNFTIPSQLKAWIDRVLVAGKTFKYDARGPQGLAGSKRVIVAISRGGYYGPGTPAASLEHLETYLRGVFAFMGITSPEFIVADGIQVGPEHREKALAGALAAATSLRAA
- a CDS encoding helix-turn-helix domain-containing protein, which codes for MGTSLKPAHIDLPAPPLPHPDHADCRGVASVLSRVGDKWSVFVIMNLSDGPKRFNELKRMISGISQRMLTLTLRGLERDGLVTRTIFPTIPPRVDYELTDLGRGLQQPVKALGQWAMDHLMQIEAARRQFDRRNDGD
- the dprA gene encoding DNA-processing protein DprA, with the translated sequence MLSLQGDAVDAINPSVELTEQERIDRLRLIRSDNVGPRTFRSLVDHFGSARAALERLPDLARRGGAQRSGRICSADEAKAELAASRKFGIAWLAPGEDGYPARLAMIDDAPPLLAVRGDNASLMRPMIAIVGSRNSSGAGLKFAGQLARELGEAGFIIISGLARGVDQAAHRASVESGTIAVLAGGHDCIYPPEHGDLLTAILDHAGAAISEMPLGHEPRARDFPRRNRLISGAALGVVVVEAAHRSGSLITARMAAEQGREVFAVPGSPLDPRAAGTNDLIKQGATLVTEAADIINEVEPIMERPLMSPASEPDSEPFESDPQGHDRDQITGLLGPAPISIDDLVRMSGASPAIVRTVLLELELAGRLERHGGGLVSLL
- a CDS encoding amidase — translated: MISLADLQRRIEAAELSPDAAIAQSLAAIESKEKDVRAFVRYDKGAKAQAAGPLRGIAVGIKDIIDTANFPTEMGSEIYRGWQPRSDAPVVMMLKRAGATIIGKTTTTAFASRDPTPTLNPHNLGHSPGGSSSGSAAAVGAGMIPLALGTQTGGSVIRPAAYCGTAAIKPSFRMLPTVGVKCYSWALDTVGLFGARAEDLARGLLAMTGRIEFSDIAPAKSPRIGVVRQEFAGAVEPAAEEGLQAAIKAAEKAGASVQVIDLPEAVQEAWRIHPVIQEFEAHRALAWEFSERHDEIAPMLRASLDASVGLTPKDYDEARRISRRGRRELGELFEGVDVLLTYSAPGTPPAKELATTGDPRYNRLWTLMGNPCVNVPVLKAGGLPIGVQVIARFGNDPGALAAAWFLENALAKSG
- a CDS encoding patatin-like phospholipase family protein codes for the protein MSEKIVGTHDGGGLQGASSTAASRLLSMTNIWSDAPLPPPVPAPVPPPPPPAPVAKAVAPVEVMTAAAPVVRDQVRAAQWPPRKLSLALQGGGTFAAFTWGVLERLLEEPSIAFDTISGASAGAINALLLASGLAEGGREGARSRLNRFWVRLMHEASFRSLMLLGGFSPAGSSVAFGPTLRSGQFDPFDLDPLRQALSRDINFAVLRDAACPKLLIAATRIRDGQQQVFRNEAITADVALASTCPPLVHCAVEIDGEAYWDGGFGGNPPLVRLVQESATADLLLIQVTPARDSYVPITLAAIDRRLDQIAANAALNAEIAAIAWAQSHAAPALRLSRIAAEDSVEGLAQRSSTDLGRGFIRTLHRSGREAAERWLGQDAAAAAQRALSVAEPALA
- the plsY gene encoding glycerol-3-phosphate 1-O-acyltransferase PlsY — its product is MGLEAFLPVAFVIGYLLGSIPFGLILTRLAGTQDIRSIGSGSIGATNVLRTGRKSLAAGTLLFDALKGTVAVVIAGYIAGPNAAMVAGLGAFLGHLFPVWLKFKGGKGVAVYIGILLGLFWPAALVFCLLWLATAFTTRYSSLSALVASFITPIFLWWFGHLALASLFAVLTLLLFYAHRENIKRLQAGKESRIGEKA
- a CDS encoding dihydroorotase, coding for MLTDRRPVLLANARVVDPSRDFDGVGDVLIADGTIRETRRGIGAAGVPEGTDIVNCSGKIVAPGLIDMRAFVGEPGFSHRETFASASQAAATGGITTIICQPDTSPVIDNSATVDFVMRRARDTAIVNIQPMAALTKGMRGEEMTEFGLLKAAGAVAFSDGDRSVTNAQVMRRALTYARDFDALIVHHTEDPDLVGEGVMNEGEFASRLGLMGIPKAAEAVMLERDMRLVALTGGRYHAAALTCIDSLEILKRARDAGLAVSASVSINHLALNENDIGPYRSFLKLSPPLRTEDDRRALVEAMASGLLDVIMSDHNPQDVEVKRLPFAEAAPGAVGLETMLPAGLRLVHNGEMELATLIRAMSTRPAELLGLPGGTLRTGAPADVIVIDPDTPWIVDPADLKSPCKNTPFDEARFTGRVVRTIVGGRTVYEHV
- a CDS encoding aspartate carbamoyltransferase catalytic subunit, with translation MTSKSTFVLGHRHLLGIEGLSAADITGLLDLSEEYVELNRQVDKKRTVLRGRTQVNLFFEASTRTQSSFELAGKRLGADVMNMSVSSSSIKKGETLVDTAMTLNAMHPDILVVRHHASGAVELLARKVDGSVINAGDGAHEHPTQALLDALTIRRNKGRIEGLVIAICGDVLHSRVARSNIILLNAMGARVRVVGPSTLLPPGIERMGVEVARDMREGLNGADIVMMLRLQRERMNGSFVPSTSEYFHYFGLDQKKLAYAKPDALVMHPGPMNRGVEIDTAVADGAQSLIREQVEMGVAVRMAVLEALARNLPNA
- a CDS encoding M15 family metallopeptidase — protein: MGAAHAQSLPGGFVYLRDVDPSIIQDIRYATSNNFVGRPLAGYGAGECVVKREVGLRLKAVQAELAAQNLSLKMFDCYRPARASLAMVKWSQNGHETAAERRYNPKIPKSELFRLGYIASRSQHSTGAALDLTLVDLKADNSAKIDPSKTYAECTAPVAARLPEGSVDMGTGYDCTDTKGHTAAPLITAEQRAWRKRLVAAMARQGFVNYSKEWWHFSLPGAGGAAYDFPIQPRRN